One stretch of Haladaptatus sp. R4 DNA includes these proteins:
- a CDS encoding deoxyribonuclease IV → MRVGAHVSMSSSKVTSDETKPPHGNIANAVCRQVTFGGNCGQIFTTSPQVWQDPDLSDEEVELFVNETDEKLDGPWVIHSSYLVNLCTPKDDLRAKSIASMQTEVDAADELGIEYVNVHLGAHTGAGVEGGLNNAASALDELDIPDGVTVLIESDAGSGTKLGGDFEHLAAVLDKSEQDLDVCVDTAHAFAAGYDLSTKEGVEETVEEFDEVVGLEHLKCIHLNDSKHECGTNKDEHALIGEGYIGEEGMSAIINHPELEDVPLVLETPTEDGKGFSWNIARVKELRDE, encoded by the coding sequence ATGCGAGTCGGCGCACACGTTTCCATGTCCAGTTCGAAGGTGACGAGCGACGAGACGAAACCACCCCACGGCAACATCGCGAACGCCGTCTGCCGCCAGGTCACGTTCGGCGGCAACTGCGGACAGATCTTTACCACGTCCCCGCAGGTCTGGCAGGACCCGGACCTCAGCGACGAGGAGGTCGAACTGTTCGTGAACGAAACCGACGAGAAACTCGACGGCCCGTGGGTCATCCACTCGTCGTACCTCGTCAACCTCTGCACGCCGAAGGACGACCTCCGGGCGAAATCCATCGCCAGCATGCAGACCGAAGTGGACGCCGCGGACGAACTCGGCATCGAATACGTCAACGTCCACCTCGGCGCACACACCGGCGCGGGCGTCGAAGGCGGCCTGAACAACGCCGCCAGCGCGCTGGACGAACTCGACATCCCGGACGGCGTCACCGTCCTCATCGAGAGCGACGCCGGAAGCGGCACCAAACTCGGCGGCGACTTCGAACACCTCGCCGCAGTGCTCGACAAGTCGGAGCAGGATTTGGACGTTTGTGTCGACACCGCCCACGCCTTCGCCGCGGGCTACGACCTCTCCACGAAGGAGGGCGTCGAGGAAACGGTCGAGGAGTTCGACGAAGTCGTCGGCCTCGAACACCTGAAATGCATCCACCTCAACGACTCGAAACACGAGTGTGGCACCAACAAGGACGAACACGCCCTCATCGGCGAGGGCTACATCGGCGAGGAGGGCATGTCCGCCATCATCAACCACCCCGAACTGGAGGACGTTCCGTTGGTGCTGGAGACGCCGACTGAAGACGGGAAAGGCTTCTCGTGGAACATCGCTCGCGTGAAAGAACTGCGCGACGAATAA
- a CDS encoding redoxin domain-containing protein yields MPGSGVLSVGDDAPEFSAPLVTASGEVSERELSSLLSDGPVLLSFYPNDFTPDCIEEWCSFRDYDWFASGGEVQVVGVSKSRPATHRRFIDYLGIQFPLYTDSDLDVASEYGVKYRVFKTVHRAKRSCFLIDQSGVVRYAWVSDHPIDPTLGQPPLGEIHEAIVDSFGTEPETFGF; encoded by the coding sequence ATGCCCGGATCAGGTGTCCTGTCGGTTGGGGACGACGCACCCGAGTTCAGCGCACCGCTCGTGACAGCGAGCGGGGAGGTGTCGGAGCGCGAGTTGTCGTCGCTTCTCTCGGACGGGCCGGTGCTCCTCTCGTTTTACCCGAACGACTTCACGCCCGACTGCATCGAGGAGTGGTGTTCGTTCCGCGATTACGACTGGTTCGCGAGCGGCGGCGAGGTACAGGTCGTCGGCGTGAGCAAATCCCGTCCCGCGACACACCGCCGGTTCATCGACTACCTCGGCATCCAGTTCCCGCTGTACACCGACAGCGACCTCGACGTCGCAAGCGAATACGGCGTGAAATACCGCGTTTTCAAAACCGTCCACCGGGCGAAACGCTCGTGCTTCCTCATCGACCAATCCGGCGTCGTCCGGTACGCGTGGGTCAGTGACCATCCCATCGACCCGACGCTGGGACAACCGCCGCTCGGCGAAATTCACGAGGCCATCGTCGATTCGTTCGGCACGGAACCCGAGACGTTCGGATTCTGA
- a CDS encoding DUF6176 family protein, translating into MSEVMIARARIASGKEDQLRAWFKEMHEREPEVIETLQHEGVYTETAFIQTIDDTSFLYIYMEAENLETADEAGDKEEYEIDEEHHKALRETLTGDWEELETIGHFTNPSLR; encoded by the coding sequence ATGTCCGAGGTTATGATTGCTCGTGCGCGTATTGCTTCTGGGAAAGAAGACCAGCTTCGTGCGTGGTTCAAGGAAATGCACGAGCGTGAGCCTGAAGTTATTGAAACTCTTCAGCATGAAGGTGTCTACACGGAGACTGCTTTTATCCAAACTATAGACGACACTTCATTTCTATACATTTACATGGAGGCGGAAAACCTCGAAACAGCGGATGAAGCCGGTGACAAAGAAGAGTACGAAATTGACGAAGAACATCACAAGGCTCTCCGAGAAACTCTGACTGGTGACTGGGAGGAACTCGAAACAATTGGTCACTTTACGAACCCCTCACTACGGTAA
- a CDS encoding biotin/lipoate A/B protein ligase family protein: protein MTLADREWRLVREESWDGPLNMALDEIAAETAANGGPRTLRVYRWDPSTLSLGYRQEPETVDWEFCEDEGITVTRRPTGGGGIYHDNYGDISYSIIAPADELPGNLMETYELLCEPIFDAFERMGVDARFTEEKLPVIHEPACYLRELHPAHDIVANGRKISGNAQYRRKDAVIQHGSLKFALDAKRHLSTFAKPETTAAQFHERVTTINEEVSIDRADAVTAVEEALHDWADAPDGEWTDDEVARAREHAKAKFESEPWTQRHEDPTA, encoded by the coding sequence ATGACGCTGGCGGATAGGGAGTGGCGACTCGTTCGAGAAGAATCGTGGGACGGACCGCTGAACATGGCGCTTGACGAAATCGCAGCCGAGACCGCCGCGAACGGCGGCCCGCGAACCCTTCGCGTGTATCGGTGGGATCCGAGTACCCTGTCACTCGGCTACCGCCAGGAACCCGAGACGGTCGATTGGGAGTTCTGCGAGGACGAAGGAATCACCGTCACGCGGCGGCCGACCGGCGGCGGCGGCATTTATCACGACAACTACGGCGACATCTCCTACTCAATCATCGCGCCCGCCGACGAACTGCCGGGGAACCTGATGGAGACCTACGAACTGCTCTGTGAACCGATCTTCGACGCGTTCGAGCGGATGGGCGTCGACGCGAGGTTTACCGAGGAGAAGCTTCCGGTCATCCACGAACCGGCGTGTTACCTTCGGGAACTCCACCCCGCCCACGACATCGTCGCTAACGGGCGCAAAATCAGCGGCAACGCTCAGTATCGGCGCAAGGACGCCGTCATCCAGCACGGTTCCCTGAAGTTCGCACTCGACGCGAAACGCCACCTCTCGACGTTTGCGAAACCCGAGACGACGGCGGCGCAGTTCCACGAACGCGTGACGACCATCAACGAGGAAGTCAGCATCGACCGCGCCGACGCCGTGACCGCCGTCGAGGAGGCGCTTCACGACTGGGCGGATGCACCCGACGGCGAGTGGACGGACGACGAAGTGGCCCGCGCACGCGAGCACGCGAAAGCGAAGTTCGAGAGCGAACCGTGGACACAGCGCCACGAGGACCCGACCGCGTGA
- a CDS encoding TIGR00341 family protein: MRLVQVLVPRGKRDAVLDALDEEGVDYAVFDETGRTEFSALVTFPVPPSAVEPILEKLRMAGVEEDAFTIVLQPETVVSKRIAELKRRYSGFNIAREELRERAAEMAPESSTFFSMTFISTIIAATGLLLDSSAVIIGAMVIAPLMGPAMAASVGTVVDEPKLAERGVQYQITGLLVAIACAALFGFLVRGTVLVPPGLDIRTVPAITERFTPNFLSLLLALGAGAAGVISLMRGAGSVIVGVMIAVALVPPAATVGLGIAWLDFGVALGATVNVLVNLLSINLTALALLWVSGYRPERTRSVGQARSRTLWRIAIILVAIAVLSLGLGLVTYGTNRTTVYQEQAKGEIQHMFVGPNAEYAGYQLVDTTITYGPLDFYQEKPAHVRIVTDPEGEPPNDLAQQIDRKITQRTGQKTTVEVVFVRSQEST, from the coding sequence ATGCGCCTTGTACAGGTGCTCGTTCCGCGCGGTAAGCGAGACGCGGTTCTCGATGCGTTGGACGAGGAGGGGGTGGACTACGCGGTGTTCGACGAAACCGGGCGGACGGAGTTCTCCGCGCTGGTCACGTTTCCGGTGCCGCCGAGTGCCGTCGAGCCGATTCTCGAAAAGCTACGCATGGCGGGGGTAGAGGAGGACGCGTTCACCATCGTCCTGCAACCCGAAACCGTGGTGTCGAAGCGAATCGCCGAACTCAAGCGACGCTACTCGGGGTTCAACATCGCCCGCGAGGAACTCCGCGAGCGGGCGGCCGAGATGGCCCCCGAGAGTTCGACGTTCTTCTCGATGACGTTCATCAGCACTATCATCGCGGCGACCGGCCTGCTCCTCGATTCGTCGGCCGTCATCATCGGCGCGATGGTCATCGCACCACTGATGGGTCCGGCGATGGCGGCCAGCGTGGGGACGGTCGTGGACGAACCGAAACTGGCGGAGCGCGGCGTACAGTACCAGATAACCGGCCTGCTGGTCGCCATCGCCTGTGCGGCTCTGTTCGGCTTCCTCGTCCGCGGGACGGTGCTCGTCCCCCCCGGTCTCGACATCCGAACCGTCCCGGCGATTACCGAGCGATTCACGCCGAATTTCCTCTCCTTGCTGCTGGCGCTCGGCGCGGGAGCGGCGGGCGTCATCAGCCTCATGCGCGGTGCCGGATCGGTCATCGTCGGCGTGATGATCGCCGTCGCGCTCGTTCCTCCGGCGGCGACGGTCGGTCTCGGCATCGCGTGGCTCGATTTCGGTGTCGCACTGGGCGCGACCGTGAACGTCCTCGTGAACCTGCTGTCGATAAACCTCACCGCGCTGGCGTTGCTGTGGGTGTCGGGTTATCGTCCCGAACGAACCCGGTCGGTCGGCCAAGCGCGGTCGAGAACTCTCTGGCGGATCGCGATCATCCTCGTCGCCATCGCCGTGCTCTCGCTCGGACTGGGTCTCGTCACCTACGGGACGAACCGAACCACGGTGTATCAGGAGCAAGCGAAGGGCGAAATACAACACATGTTCGTCGGCCCGAACGCGGAGTACGCGGGCTACCAACTCGTGGACACCACGATCACCTACGGACCGCTGGATTTCTATCAGGAGAAACCCGCTCACGTTCGCATCGTCACCGACCCTGAAGGGGAACCGCCGAACGACCTCGCACAGCAGATCGACCGCAAAATAACGCAGCGCACGGGACAGAAGACGACCGTCGAGGTCGTCTTCGTGCGATCGCAGGAGTCGACTTGA
- a CDS encoding VOC family protein, translating into MANEPPQTGLLHHVELYASDFHASESFWGWLLSELGYIVYQNWDGGKSWKRGGTYIVLVQGDEEFLDEPYHRRRPGLNHLAFHAESRDHVDELTEKLRARDVPILYEDDHPFAGGDGHYAVYFEDPERIKVELVAPN; encoded by the coding sequence ATGGCAAACGAGCCCCCGCAAACCGGACTGCTACACCACGTCGAACTGTACGCGAGCGATTTCCACGCGTCGGAGTCGTTCTGGGGGTGGTTGCTCTCCGAACTCGGCTACATCGTCTATCAGAACTGGGACGGCGGCAAATCGTGGAAACGGGGCGGGACGTACATCGTCCTCGTGCAGGGGGACGAAGAATTTCTCGACGAACCGTACCACCGCCGTCGGCCGGGGTTGAACCACCTCGCGTTTCACGCCGAATCGCGCGACCACGTGGACGAACTGACCGAAAAATTGCGGGCGCGAGACGTACCGATCCTGTACGAGGACGACCACCCCTTCGCGGGCGGCGACGGCCACTACGCGGTGTACTTCGAGGATCCCGAACGGATCAAGGTCGAACTCGTCGCACCGAACTGA
- a CDS encoding VOC family protein codes for MITDIGRTTLLVEAYDEAIEFYTETLGFDVLFDDELADGFRAVHVGVADRTSGIWLLKADDERERALVGNQTGREPTFVFYTDNCRETYESLRGRVTFLGEPQTGESGTHVHFEDLYGNNIVLAELPD; via the coding sequence ATGATAACGGACATCGGACGGACGACGCTGCTGGTCGAAGCGTACGACGAGGCCATCGAGTTCTACACGGAGACGCTCGGGTTCGACGTGCTCTTCGACGACGAACTGGCGGACGGCTTTCGGGCCGTTCACGTTGGAGTCGCCGACCGAACTTCGGGAATTTGGTTGCTGAAGGCCGACGACGAGAGGGAGCGTGCGCTCGTCGGCAACCAAACCGGTCGAGAACCGACGTTCGTCTTCTACACGGATAACTGCCGGGAGACGTACGAATCGCTTCGGGGCCGCGTGACGTTTCTCGGAGAACCCCAAACGGGTGAAAGCGGAACCCACGTCCACTTCGAGGATCTGTACGGTAACAACATCGTTCTCGCCGAACTCCCCGACTGA